A window of the Cannabis sativa cultivar Pink pepper isolate KNU-18-1 chromosome X, ASM2916894v1, whole genome shotgun sequence genome harbors these coding sequences:
- the LOC133031737 gene encoding 7-deoxyloganetin glucosyltransferase-like — translation MGSISLLAKPHAVCIPFPAQGHINPMLKLAKLLHSRGFHITFVNTEFNHKRLLKSRGPNSLDGLPSFRFQTIPDGLPPTDVDATQDIPSLCYSTPRNSLVPFKNLLANLNSSSSGVPPVTCVVSDGVMSFTLDAAQELGIPEVLFWTTSACGFLGYVHYKELVQKGLTPLKDESYLTNGYLNTPIDWIPGMKNIRLRDIPTFMRTTDPNDNMLQFVLTETERAHKASAIILNTFYDLERDVLDSLNTILTPPVYSIGSLSLLANQIPSTIPNSDVGSNLWKEDPTCLDWLDSKQPSSVVYVNFGSITVMTPAQLTEFAWGLANSEKTFLWVIRPDLVAGETAVLSPEFVAATENRSLLTSWCPQEDVLNHKSVGGFLTHSGWNSTLESICGGIPMLCWPFFAEQQTNCRYSCEEWGIGMEIESDAKRDEIESLVIELMDGVKGGTMKKKALLLKNMALEATTAGSGSGAGSSFVNFEKVVHHLLQTQSLTD, via the exons ATGGGTTCCATCTCATTACTAGCAAAACCTCACGCCGTTTGCATACCCTTCCCAGCTCAGGGACACATAAATCCTATGCTTAAACTAGCCAAACTCCTCCACTCCAGAGGGTTTCATATAACCTTCGTCAACACAGAGTTCAACCACAAACGCCTCCTCAAGTCTCGTGGTCCCAATTCTCTTGACGGTCTCCCTTCGTTTAGGTTCCAAACCATCCCCGACGGTCTCCCTCCGACCGACGTAGATGCCACCCAAGACATACCCTCTCTTTGTTACTCAACTCCTAGGAATAGCTTAGTACCTTTTAAAAACCTTCTTGCCAACTTGAACTCTTCTTCATCCGGAGTTCCTCCGGTCACCTGTGTCGTTTCCGATGGGGTAATGAGCTTTACTCTTGACGCAGCTCAAGAGCTTGGTATCCCAGAAGTTCTCTTCTGGACCACTAGTGCTTGTGGTTTTCTGGGTTACGTTCATTACAAGGAACTCGTCCAGAAGGGTCTTACTCCATTAAAAG ATGAGAGTTATCTTACAAATGGTTATCTGAATACTCCAATAGATTGGATACCAGGTATGAAAAATATCCGATTAAGGGATATACCCACCTTCATGAGAACAACTGATCCAAACGATAACATGCTACAATTTGTGTTAACTGAAACCGAAAGAGCACATAAAGCTTCAGCAATAATCCTAAACACATTTTACGATCTAGAACGCGATGTATTGGACTCACTCAACACCATTCTGACACCACCCGTTTACTCCATTGGCTCCTTAAGCCTCTTAGCCAATCAAATACCTTCCACCATTCCCAACTCCGACGTTGGGTCAAACCTCTGGAAAGAAGATCCCACTTGCCTCGATTGGCTTGATTCTAAACAACCCAGCTCAGTCGTTTACGTTAACTTTGGGAGCATCACCGTTATGACACCGGCTCAACTTACCGAGTTCGCATGGGGACTAGCCAACAGCGAAAAAACGTTTCTTTGGGTCATACGTCCCGACCTTGTAGCCGGCGAAACGGCTGTTCTTTCGCCGGAATTTGTGGCGGCGACGGAGAACCGGAGTTTGTTAACGAGTTGGTGCCCTCAAGAAGATGTTCTTAACCACAAGTCGGTCGGAGGTTTCTTGACTCATAGTGGGTGGAACTCGACGCTGGAGAGTATCTGCGGCGGCATTCCGATGCTGTGCTGGCCATTCTTCGCTGAGCAACAGACTAATTGCAGGTACAGCTGTGAAGAATGGGGAATCGGTATGGAGATTGAGAGTGATGCCAAGAGAGATGAGATAGAGAGTTTGGTGATTGAGTTAATGGATGGTGTAAAGGGTGGTACCATGAAGAAGAAAGCTCTGTTGTTGAAAAACATGGCGCTTGAAGCAACCACTGCCGGTTCCGGGTCGGGTGCGGGATCATCTTTTGTGAATTTTGAGAAGGTTGTTCACCACCTGCTACAAACTCAATCTTTGACCGATTAA